From a region of the Cucumis sativus cultivar 9930 chromosome 6, Cucumber_9930_V3, whole genome shotgun sequence genome:
- the LOC105435751 gene encoding uncharacterized protein LOC105435751 has protein sequence MEVPVLNRITELGPNLGSLPNPSFLSRIFTSVFPSQHFWKWAALIIAFLATFPGIINRVKVFIIVCRRRTKTTSISEPLYRSLHFGDSRGLVSKNLKSPLLSSSESEDENERDREHNNDSDFRVKGSSLFSGEFDGGCRSRHRRRPCNGGGNGDLFSWPCFGLERSVVRQWGDVKLKCEFEELSGSMISLYDVNEEAEICSILSGGGSLKAAAVSPRRMVVAANEGVSANVSLKLWDTRGRSRTPVVGMEWDSPSGNIVDVYYEDVGNLYVRDNEAAGIMIGDVRRASSGWEKLTAGGGEGLWEVGQ, from the coding sequence ATGGAAGTTCCTGTTCTAAACAGGATTACTGAATTAGGACCAAATCTGGGATCGCTTCCCAATCCCAGTTTTCTCTCTAGAATTTTCACTTCCGTTTTCCCATCCCAacatttttggaaatgggctGCTCTCATTATTGCTTTCTTGGCCACATTTCCCGGAATAATCAATCGTGTTAAGGTTTTTATCATCGTCTGTCGTCGGAGAACTAAAACTACGTCGATTTCCGAACCTCTCTATCGATCTCTCCACTTCGGAGACAGCCGTGGTTTAGTTTCAAAGAATCTCAAATCTCCTCTGCTTTCAAGCTCTGAATCGGAGGATGAGAATGAGAGGGATCGGGAACACAACAACGACTCCGATTTTCGGGTTAAAGGCTCAAGTCTGTTTTCTGGTGAATTTGACGGTGGCTGTCGTTCTCGTCACCGGCGACGGCCCTGCAACGGTGGAGGCAACGGAGATTTGTTTTCGTGGCCATGTTTTGGGTTGGAGAGAAGCGTAGTGAGGCAATGGGGTGATGTGAAATTGAAATGCGAGTTTGAGGAGCTGAGTGGGAGTATGATTTCGTTGTACGACGTGAATGAAGAGGCGGAgatttgttcaattttgagCGGCGGAGGTTCGCTGAAAGCGGCGGCAGTATCGCCGAGAAGAATGGTGGTGGCTGCCAATGAGGGTGTTTCGGCGAATGTATCACTGAAGCTCTGGGACACGCGTGGCAGAAGCCGGACGCCGGTGGTGGGGATGGAGTGGGATTCACCGTCCGGAAATATTGTTGATGTTTATTACGAGGATGTAGGAAATTTGTATGTTAGAGATAATGAAGCGGCCGGAATAATGATAGGCGATGTCAGAAGAGCTAGTTCAGGGTGGGAGAAATTGACGGCGGGCGGTGGTGAAGGCTTGTGGGAAGTGGGACAGTAA
- the LOC101212510 gene encoding bifunctional riboflavin biosynthesis protein RIBA 1, chloroplastic produces the protein MAFRSVSFPSTAPISHVQRFKDLQSFVGINYVKPYTSTGLVLELPPNCKASKLFLGTRGSVQTRATVISGEGGILSSSNGNAVVVNDITSFNQPDSASISKSFPIDEDEYDFDRPTEGFASVADAIEDVRQGKMVLVVDDEDRENEGDLIMAAQAATPEAMAFIVKHGTGIVCVAMKGEDLERLQIPLMVNEKENEEKLCTAFTVTVDAREGTTTGVSASDRAATVLALASRNSKPYDFKRPGHIFPLKYREGGVLKRAGHTEASVDLAVLAGLAPVGILCEVVDEDGSMARLPKLREFAKRENIKIISIADLVRYRRKRDRLVECAGDAARMPTKWGPFQAYCYRSILDGIEHIAMVKGDIGDGQDILVRVHSECLTGDIFGSARCDCGNQLALAMQMIEAEGRGVLVYLRGHEGRGIGLGHKLRAYNLQDAGRDTVEANEDLGLPVDSREYGIGAQILRGLGVRTMKLMTNNPTKYKGLKGYGLEVSGRVPLITPITKDNKRYLETKRAKMGHVYNLEFGGRLRNRIDEHETSNGSVASSDAVA, from the exons ATGGCTTTTAGAAGTGTCTCGTTCCCATCTACAGCTCCCATTTCTCATGTTCA AAGATTCAAAGACTTGCAGTCTTTTGTTGGAATCAACTACGTTAAACCATACACGTCAACTGGCCTTGTTTTGGAGTTACCCCCAAACTGCAAAGCTAGTAAACTATTTTTGGGCACCAGGGGTTCAGTCCAAACAAGAGCTACAGTGATATCTGGAGAAGGAGGAATTCTGTCTTCTTCCAATGGAAATGCTGTAGTTGTGAATGATATCACATCTTTCAATCAGCCAGATTCAGCTTCAATAAGTAAAAGTTTTCCCATCGATGAAGATGAATATGATTTTGATCGCCCAACGGAAGGTTTTGCTTCTGTTGCAGATGCCATTGAAGATGTTCGCCAGGGAAAG ATGGTGCTTGTGGTTGATGATGAAGATAGAGAAAACGAGGGAGATTTGATCATGGCTGCACAAGCTGCAACTCCGGAAGCCATGGCTTTTATTGTAAAACATGGAACAGGTATTGTTTGTGTGGCCATGAAAGGTGAAGACCTGGAGAGGTTACAGATTCCACTTATGGTGAATGAAAAGGAGAACGAGGAGAAACTTTGTACTGCTTTTACGGTGACAGTG GATGCAAGAGAAGGTACAACCACCGGAGTCTCAGCTAGCGATAGAGCAGCAACAGTATTGGCACTTGcatcaagaaattcaaaacctTATGATTTTAAGCGGCCAGGCCATATTTTTCCCCTCAAGTACAGGGAAGGTGGTGTTTTGAAGAGAGCTGGACATACTGAAGCATCTGTTGATCTTGCGGTGCTTGCTGGATTAGCCCCAGTTGGAATCCTTTGTGAGGTAGTTGATGAAGATGGTTCTATGGCTAGGTTACCAAAACTCCGTGAATTTGCCAAACGggaaaacataaaaatcatTTCCATTGCTGATTTAGTCAG GTATAGGAGGAAGAGAGATAGATTAGTTGAATGTGCTGGAGATGCTGCTCGTATGCCGACTAAATGGGGACCATTTCAGGCATATTGCTACAGATCTATTTTAGATGGAATTGAGCATATTGCAATGGTTAAG GGTGATATTGGTGATGGACAAGATATTCTGGTGAGGGTACACTCAGAATGCCTCACTGGAGATATTTTTGGATCAGCTAGATGCGACTGCGGAAACCAGCTTGCGCTAGCGATGCAGATGATTGAGGCAGAAGGCAGGGGTGTCTTGGTTTATCTTCGTGGTCATGAAGGACGAGGCATAGGTTTGGGCCACAAACTTCGTGCATATAACTTGCAAGATGCTGGGCGGGATACTGTTGAAGCAAATGAGGATCTAGGATTGCCTGTGGATTCTCGCGAATATGGGATTGGTGCACAG ATTTTAAGGGGTCTTGGGGTGAGAACAATGAAGCTAATGACAAACAACCCGACAAAGTACAAAGGCCTAAAGGGGTATGGCTTAGAAGTCTCAGGTAGAGTTCCCCTGATAACACCAATTACAAAGGACAACAAGAGATACCTAGAGACGAAGCGTGCCAAAATGGGGCATGTCTACAACTTGGAGTTTGGTGGTAGATTAAGAAATCGAATTGATGAACATGAAACATCGAATGGCAGTGTTGCATCAAGTGATGCTGTGGCTTGA